A window of Quercus robur chromosome 12, dhQueRobu3.1, whole genome shotgun sequence genomic DNA:
AGTTGGGTGTGTAATTACctatttatccatttatgatCCGTTTATATATAGGagtaaattaattatccattacccacccaacccatttaattaataACCCGCCTatttaacccaatatgacccaaataaataaataacttgttaCTAGATTTTCCCATTAAGTTAGCAACAACAAAATTTCTCCTAAACCAAACAGGACCCTTGAAAATCGGATTAAAATCTTTTAGCTTTATAACAACATCAACCACttgattttcatttattttcccAAACTTTCTCACAAACCAAACAGAACTTCTCCTCACCCAAACCAATACCTAGCTAATCAAACAATCTtttaagcaaacaaacaaatactCATAGAACTAACTTGAACTTTAGACTAAACTCTGAAATACAGTTTTTCCCTAATTTTCTCAAAACTTTCTCGACAACCAAACAGAAAAACTcgaaaaatgaaaagtaaaaaaaaaaaaaaaaaaaaaaattgttaccaGTATCTTTCTTGATATCCTCATGCCTCCGCTTCCGATGGCGAGCCCAATCAGCGATAATATTACAGATACTTGTACAACCTTCATTGTCAGGCTAGTTCTCGAGCAGGTCACCCATAATCTTGATCCGAAGCTACCGGTCTGAGAAGTTACTATCGTTGAAAGCGAACGCGAAATCAGCATCTGTAGAAGCCGATACACTACCTCTAGTGAACTCCGATTCCATCCCCAGTCTCTCTCtagaatttccttttgtttggttattgagAAAATCTAAGGGAAAGTGTTTGGGCTTAGAAATCTAGAGGTTAAAGTGTTTGGGAAAgtgtttggttactgagaaaatcTGAGGGAGAGTGAGATTAGTGAGACTAAGGGTCGAATGTTTAGGCTTAGAAATCTAGAGGTTATActgtttatttaagttttagattttagaagggtttagtgggtattagtgggtttatttaattttaaattttagataggTTTAGTGGATTTATCCATTTAGAaccatctaattaaataactaaatgGGTCTTTATCTatttaacccaaatactcaAATGGGTTGAGTTAAGATTTATCCAAATAAGATGGATAATAGGCGGgttcatggatatggataaaaattgctTCTGAATGTGTGGAAAAGTATATAGTATAAGTTATACCATATACTTTGCTTTTGAATGTGTTGGTTCATCTCCCAGCAAGAGTGCAAGACATATGGATGCTTAGAGCACTCATATCAGTGAGTGCATAATAGAAAAAGTGCAAGAATAGACAGACAAATTTAGACAAACTGATGTCAATGTTctaagtattttgtttgctcAGCCAGTTGTATTAGATGGTGCCAAGTATGCTAGAGGAAATTTCTATTTCTCCACTGGTTGTTAAGGTATTAAATTAGATTAagaggttttttattttctccacCAGTTGTACACAATGAACATGTCATGCTatttaatcattattattattattattttggatggTTTTCTTGTTGGTAACTAGTGTATCTACTATAAGGAGGAGATCAGATTGGAATATAAGGCATAGTATCAATTCAGTAGGGACTAGGGATTGTTTGCTCAATTACTTGAGTTGAATATGATTTGTGTTAAAGTGACGGGGATGGATgctgtgtttttatttatttatttatttttatattttattattattattattattaatctctgtctgttttttttttaagtgactTTTGGAAGTACATCTGATTTTGGTTGTGTGATTCATCTTCTTTCTCAGTGATTGTTGTGGGCGAAGCTTTGAGTAGATTGATACAAATGAATTTTGTTCTTACTAATTAGAATTGCTTATTTTGTTGTGTGGTATTTGACCAAACATGTTCAGCTACTGTTTAATAAACAAACTGTTAAGCTACTGTTTAATAAACAACGAAGTgtgtgtgggtttttttttttttttttgtgtgttttttgtgttttttgttattGGATTCTTAGGAATGGATTTGCATATGACACGAGGCACATCTTGCAGACCATGAGAAGGAGATGGGGCAAAATCATCTTCAGgaataaaaaattgcaatggcaaaaatgaaaatgaaaatggaactggaaaaggcaaaaaaaaaaggataataaaatgaaaaaagaaaatggaactggaaatggaaaaatgaaattaaaaagttaaaattggaACATGCATGACTGTTGTAAAATATGATTGTCATAAAATATGACAGTTTGAAAAatgtgactaaaaaaaaaagattgttagGAAATATAACTGtcagaaaatttgaaaatattccTGTTGGGAGCTGATTTGGAAAATAGTTGTTGAGAATGAATATATAAAGgtagaagaaagaaagatttttttttttttttaatggaagattaaaacaataatgaaaaaataatatttaaataaaataaagaaatggtAAAAAGTTTGttggaaaatatatttaaaaaaagtaagcaggcaaaaaaataaataaattatacctTCCAAATTGGGTGAAAATATGTCTATTTTACTAgaaatgctttaaaaataaaCCTTCAACAGTATGacccgtttggtacatgtgtttaaaaactgaaaattgttgtttgaaaacatttgtgaaaatacgtgtgggtaaaaaagtgcGTTGAAATGCgtgaaatgttgtttaaaaactgaaaatggttGTTTAAAAACACTAACCAAACACCCCCGCTATCAAATATTCATTGTTCTTATTTTCTACCGTATCCCTGCATACCAAGGACAATTGCGTTACGAGATTGTCCCTCTTGTAACGTGTGTGGGTTTCACATGTTTGTGTAAGACTAAGGCAAAGGTAAGGCTCTAAGCCtagtaaggaaaaaaagaattgcTCAAAACCCACTCACAGAATTAGATCAGAAAACTCTGGAAGTGAAAAGAAGGAGAACGGAAGTGCAAGAAAAAGATGAGGTTGAGATTGAAACTCAAAGGGTTGGCGGTGTGGCAGATGCTGCGAGGCAGCACCGCCGAGCCCAATGAGCCTCTTGGCCTGGAACTGCCGGGGCGTCAGCTCCGGCGGTGCGCTCACTCATCGATGAGGTGAAAGACACTGACCtggttttggttttcttatcGAAGACCAAGGCAAACCGAAATAGAGTTAAAGGAATTCAGAGAAAGCTAAATTTTACTCAGGGGATTATAGTTCCAAGCGATGGCCGGAGCGGGGGGTTGGCGATGTTGTGGAAGGAAGGGGCGGATATGTCCTTTAAAAGCTGTTCAAATGCTCATATCGACGTGGTGGTCCGTGAGGGAGTTGGTGCGCAATCGTGGCGAGCTACGGGGTTTTACGGACACCCTGATGCAGGTATGAGATTTACATCTTGGAATTTACTTAAATCACTAAATAGACAGTGTGATATGCCGTGGGTTGTTTatggggattttaatgaaatgtgcAATCTGATGAGAAATTGGGGTGGTTAGATAGGGACGCAAGACAAATGGAGGTGTTTAGAAAGTGTCTATCTGACTGTGGTCTCATTGATTTGGGGTTTGTGGGGCAGCGTTTTACGTGGTGTAATGGTAGGATTGGGGAGCAACGTACTCGGGTTAGGTTGGATAGGATGGTGGCAAATGAGGAGTGGAGGAAGATGTTCCCTGAGGCAAGAGTTATTCACAGAGCAATGGCAGCTTCAGACCATTGTTTGCTAAATCTGTCACTTAGGCAGCGGGTGAAAAGAAAGGGAAGTAGAAAACGGTTTATGTTTGAAGCTATGTGGACTAGAAAAGAGAGCTGTAGAGAGGTGATTGAAACGGCCTAGGATTCTTTGAATGCTAATCTGGATGTGCAGATTCAGGATATGCTAAAAAGTTGCCAAGCTCACCTGCAAACCTGGAATCGTAGGGAATTCGGCAATGTTAACAAAAATTTGAGGCAGAAGCAGAGTCGCCTACAGCAACTAGAAGAGTTGAACTTGCTACATGAATCAGTAGAGGAGATTCAGACtttgaaaaaggaaataaaCGAAGTATTGTTGAGGGAAGAAATGATGTGGAATCAGAGGTCAAGGGCTTTATGGGTTAAATGTGGGGATcggaatacaaaattttttcatgCCACGGCCAGCAATAGGTGCCGGAAAAATAGAATAGAAGGTTTGTGTGATTCGGGGGGTATGTGGAGAGAGGACTGCGAAGAGGTGGAAGGTATTATTTTGACATATTTCAAGGAAATTTATAGCTCAAACTTCCCAGTTGATTTCGGGGCTAGCCTTGGGGCGGTGGACAGGAAAGTTACGGAAGAAATGAATGAAGACCTGCTGATGGAATTTAAGGCAGCAGAGGTTTGGCGTGCCTTAAAGCAGATGCATCCCACAAAATCTCCAGGCCCAGACGGTATGTCACctatattttttcaaagataTTAGGATATTGTTGGTCCTCACGTAGTAAACTGTGTCCTCCAAACCCTTAGAACAGGTGTTATGCCCAATGGTTTAAATGACACTTATATATGTCTAATACCTAAAGTTAACTGCCCCCAAAAGATAACGAAATTTCGTCCAATAAGCCTGTGTAATGTTATGTATAAACTTGTATCCAAAGTATTGGCTAACAGGTTGACGAGAGTGCTCCCAGAAGTCATCAGTGATGCACAAAGCGCCTTTGTACCAGGGAGGCAGATCATAGATAACGTTCTTGTGGCTTTCGAAGTCATGCACTGTATAAACAAAAGGAGAAAAGGGAAAGAGGGGTTGATGGCGATAaagcttgatatgagtaaggcataCGACCGAGTTGAGTGGGCGTATTTGGAGGCGATGATGCGCAAAATGGGCTTCCAAGATAGGTGGATATCTTTGATGATGATGTGTGTGACCACGGTGTCTTATTCCGTGCTCTTAAATGGGGAACCGAAGGGTAGGATCGTTC
This region includes:
- the LOC126708501 gene encoding uncharacterized protein LOC126708501, producing the protein MSFKSCSNAHIDVVVREGVGAQSWRATGFYGHPDADRDARQMEVFRKCLSDCGLIDLGFVGQRFTWCNGRIGEQRTRVRLDRMVANEEWRKMFPEARVIHRAMAASDHCLLNLSLRQRIQDMLKSCQAHLQTWNRREFGNVNKNLRQKQSRLQQLEELNLLHESVEEIQTLKKEINEVLLREEMMWNQRSRALWVKCGDRNTKFFHATASNRCRKNRIEGLCDSGGMWREDCEEVEGIILTYFKEIYSSNFPVDFGASLGAVDRKVTEEMNEDLLMEFKAAEVWRALKQMHPTKSPGPDVLANRLTRVLPEVISDAQSAFVPGRQIIDNVLVAFEVMHCINKRRKGKEGLMAIKLDMSKAYDRVEWAYLEAMMRKMGFQDRWISLMMMCVTTVSYSVLLNGEPKGRIVPTRGLRQGDPISPYLFLLCTEGLSAMLKKSENGGIPRGIAMCRSAPRVSHLLFANDCIVFGKTSKEEGQRLLKILEVYEKESGQKLNREKTSLFFSKNTREEFKEDVKDMFGAQIIHQHE